TATGCCAGTCTGCACCTGTCATCCTCGCACCCAAGGCGAGCCCCACGCCCGCCGACAGCCCTTGACCCAGGTTGCCGGTCGACCACTCGATTCCGGGGACCGAGCGCTCTACATGTCCCTCGAAGACACTCCCCGCCCTGCGGAAGTGCGCCTCGACTTCGCCTGCCGGGAAGAATCCCGCATGCGCGAGCGCGGCGTACGCGCCGGGAGACGTATGCCCGTGCGACATGACGATCCGGTCGCGACCCTCCCAGCGAGGCTCCAGTGGGCGAAGCCGGGCCGTTCCCACCAGAAGCGTATAGATCTCCAGGGACGAGAAGGATCCTCCCGGATGCCCCGATGCTGCGACACTCGTGGCCGTGAGGACCGTGCGACGCGACGCCAGCGCGCGCGACGCCAGCTCCCGGTAGTCGTCATCGGCGAGCGGCGCGTGGGCTCCGGCGTTCAACATGCGCATGGCCTCTTCTCATGTCGATGGATACGCCCCACACGACCACGTCGCCAGGGCGCTACACTTGAGTGGTCGAATCAGTGTATTCCCGAGGAAGGACCCCTGCGTGCGAACTCCGCTTGAGATTGCGCAGCTGGCCGCCCTGGCCGGCGGTGCCGCCCTAGAGGGCAGGGCGGGCGATACCGGCGCAGTACGGTCGAAGGGGTCACCGACCGACTTCGTCACCGAGGCCGATATCGCATCCGGCCTCGCCGTTGTACGCACCATTCTGGCCCACGACCCACGGGCGCGCATCGTGGTAGAGGAACCCGAGGTGTGCCACGATCTCGGCGTAGAGCCGGGCACCCTCGATGACGCTCGGGTGTGGGTCGTCGACCCCCTCGACGGCACTACCTCGTTCCTCCATGGCTTCCCCTGCTACTCGGTCTCGGTCGCGCTGGTTTGTGAGGGCCGCTCGGTTGCAGGCGCTGTGTACAACGCGGCCACCGCGAAGCTGTTCTCTGCAGCAGTGGGCGAAGGAGCTACGTGCGAGGGCGAGGTGCTTCGTTGTGCATCCGCGTCAACCGTCCAAGAAGCGCTGCTCGTGACCGGATTCCCCTACGATCGCGGCCTTCCGCTGGACCGGCAGCTCGCGGTGCTGGCCGCGTTTCTTCGAGCCCCTGTCCACGGAATCCGCCGTGACGGCTCGGCCGCGATAGACTGCTGCCACGTTGCGTCGGGTCAGGCAGACGGTTTCTGGGAGTACGCCCTCAAGCCCTGGGATATGGCGGCGGGAGCGCTCATCTGCGCCGAGGCGGGAGCTCGGGTCACCGACCTGGACGGTGTCGGCTGGACGAGCGCCAGCCGTAGCATCTGTGTGGCGAATCCCGTGCTGCATGACCAGATGCTCGACGTGATCGCCTCTGCTGAGGCTGCAACGCCAAGGAGCTAGTAGACCCGCTTCTCCTCAGCGGAGTCTTCCTCAAGCGTGATACCCCATTCGCCGAGGACCTTCGATACTGCGCGCTCGCCGCTCTCGATGCAGTTCGGCAGCCCGACCCCCCGGTACGATCCGCCCGCAAGCGCCAGGCCCGGGATGTCGGCACACCGCTCTTCGATCTGCTCGACACGGTCCAGGTGCCCGAGCGTGTACTGCGGCATGCCCCCTTCCCAGCGAAAGACGCGCGAGAAGAGCGGCTGAGCGTCGGCACTCACGCCGATGATCGAGCGCAACTCCGAGAGCACAAGCTCGATGAGTCCGTCGTCGTCCCGGTGAAGCATCTCCTGGTTGTGCGGGCCTCCGACGAATCCACGGAAGAGCACCTTGCCCTCGGGCGCACGTCCCGGCCACTTCGTCGACGAGTAGGTGGCCGCGAGGAGAGCCCGGTTCTCCACCATCGGACACAGGACTCCGAAGGCGTCCATGTCGACGCCGACCTCATCGGCACGAAACGCCATCGAGACCGTCGCAGACGAACTCGTCGGGATGTGAGAGAGATTCAGCGCGATCTCTTCATCGAGACCGCGCGCAAGCTCCTCGGCCGCCCAGGACTCAGTGGCGACGATAAGCGCATCGCCCGCGACGGTTGAACCATCCGACAGTTTGACGGAGTACCGTCCTTCGTCAGAACGCGTGACGCCCACGGCGGCGACGCCGGTTCTGATGCTCTCCCGACCAGCGCCGTCTGCCATGGCCTCGGGAAGCTCGGCCATCCCGCGCGTGAGCGACGTGAAAAACGTCCGCGGCTTGTCGCCGGGCTTGGGCGGGTACTTCTTGCGCATCTCCTCGACCTTCTTGCGCGCGGCGAGGAATCCGCGCATCAGTGAGCCGTACTTCTGTTCCATCTCAAGCAAGCGGGGAAAGGTCGCGGCAAGCGACATCAGAGCGGGGTCCGAGGCATGCACACCGCCGACGAGCGGCTCCGCGAGCCGGTCGAGGCACTCACTGCCCATGCGACGAGTCACGAAGCTCTCGAGGGTCTCGTCGTTGAACTCGCCTTCTGCCAGCACTTTCTTAGGGATGAGGAGATCCATGCCCATCCGGATCTTGCCGGCCCAAGAGAAGAGCCCTGTGGTGGCGAACGGCACGAACTTGGTCGGAGCGAACATCATCACGCCATCGGGCATCTCGAACAGTCGACCACGCGACAAGATCAATGTCTTCTTGCGCGCGTCATCTGTCGGCAGTTCGTGGTCGAAGAAGCCGAGCAGCTTGGCGATACGGTGAACGGCGGGCTTCTCGGTGAGGAAGCAGTCGGGGCCGCCATCGACCACGAAGGACGCGTCTTCGCCGACCGGGTCCCACTCGTCGGCCACGATCTCGGTCGCGATCTTGCCGCCGACCCTGTCGTTCTTCTCAACCACCACGAACTCGACGTCGTGACCCTCGTCAGCTGCACGCTTGACCTTATAGGCCGCGCCAAGCCCCGCCACGCCTGCGCCGATGATGATGACCCGCTTCACTAGTCCGCCCCTCACTGGCGCAGCGACCGCGCCGATCACCCGACCTACCAGACCCGCTTCTCTTCAACGGCGTCTTCTTCGAGCGTGATTCCCCAATCGCCCAGAACCTTGCTCACGGCACTCTCCCCGCCCTCAAGGCAGTTGGGAACACCGACGCCGCGATAGCTACCGCCTGCAAGCCCCAGCCCGGGGATGCCGGCCGTGATGGCCTCCAGCTGATCCATCCGGTCGAGATGGCCCATCGTGTACTGAGGCATCCCCATAGTCCAACGGAACACGCGCGCAAACAGCGGCTTCGCGTCGGCCTTCAGGCCAAGCATCTCGACAAGCTGCTGGCGAACGATGTCGATCAGCTCGTCGTCCGACTTCTCCATGATCGCCTGATTGCGCGGGCCGCCAACAAAGCCTCGCAGCAGCACCCGGCCCTCAGGTGCCCGATCGGGCCACTTCGAAGACGACATCGTCACGGCCATCACGGGGCGATTCTCAACGAGCGGCACGAGAATGCCGAAGAACTTCGTATCGAACGGGCAGTCCTCGGCGCGAAACGCCATGGGGACCGTGGCAGACGACGAGAACGGGATGCTGTCGAGAAGTGCCTTCATGTCGCTGTCGGCGTCAACCAGCATCTGGCTGGCCGCCCACGACGGGGTCGCGATGATGACCGCGTCGCCCTTCAAGGTCGCTCCAGAATCCAGAACGACGCTCCATGAACCGTCTCCGGCGCTCGCCACGCTCTTGACGCCGATACCGGTGCGGATGGAGTCGCGCCCGGCTGCGTCAGCAAGCTTCTCGACGAAGAACTGCATACCGTCATGGAAGCTCGAGAAGAATGTGAACCGCTTCGCGCCGGGCTTGGGCGGGTGCTTGCGCTTCTGCTCTTCGACGAGTCGGCGCTGATCCAGGAAACCGCGTATGAGTGAGCCGTGCTTCTGCTCCATCTCCAGCAGATTCGGGAACGTCGCGGCGAGCGACATCTTGCCGGGATCCGATGCGTGGACTCCGCCTACCAGCGGTTCAGCGAGCCGATCGAGCGACTCCCGCCCCATTCGGCGAACGACGAAGCTCTCGAGCGTCTCATCGTGCTGCTGGGCGGTGTCGCCCGCAGGCCAGCGCTCTTTGCGTGGAATCAGCAGGTCAAGCGCCATGCGGAGCTTGGCAGCCCACGAGTAGAGCGACGTCGTCGCGAGGGGAACCAGCTTCGTCGGGGCGAACATCATGATCCCGTCGGGAAGCTCGACGAGGCGTCCGCCCTTCGCAATGAGAGTCTTCTTGTTCTCATCGCACGTGCGCACTTCGTCATCGAATATTCCGAGCAGCTTCGCGACTCGATGCACGCCGGGCTTGGAGGTGATGAACGCGTCAGAGCCGCCGTCGACGATGTAGGGTTGCCCGGTCTCGGGATCGTTGATGTACTCCGTCGAGAGCGACCCGCCCAGACGATCGTCCTTCTCGACGAGCGTGAAGGACACCTCGTGCCCCGCCTCAGCGGCCCGGGACACCTTGTAGGCGGCGCCAAGTCCGGCAACCCCACCGCCGATGATGATGACATGCTTCATGCGTATCGAGCTCCTGTATTCGCGTCGTTGGGGTCGCACGCGTGCCGGCGCGGGCGGACTCGGCCACTATCTTCAGAGCAGGGAGAGTACCGAGGCGGTGACTGCGTCGATGACGGAATCCTCGTCATTGGGCGCAGGGGCACGCACGAATTCCAGCCCTGAATCGTACGCCCTGCCCGCCGCGACGATGTCGAGATCGTAGAGCGTCTCCATGTGGTCGGTGAGAAAACCGATGGGTACGACGACGAGCCCGTGAGCACCCGAGGCGGCGACGGCATCGATCAACTCATCGATGTCGGGCCCCAGCCACCCGCCGGGGCGGTTGCCTTTCGACTGGTAGACGAGAAACCACGGACGGGGGGCCTTCGCCGCCCCATACGCTTGGAAGCTCTCGAATATCGGCGCACCTGCGTCTTCGACGCCCGGCTCCAGCCCCAGCTGCTCGACCACCGCGTCGGCGACCGCGCGCAGACCGCCTACATAGGGATCGTCTTGCACCAGATCGCCCTCGGGCAGCGAGTGCGCGGTGAATGCGAGCACCAGTCCCTCGTTGTTCTCGACCTCAACCAACGTGGCAGCGGTCGACATCGCGTAGAAACTTGCGAACGCGTCGAGGGTCGACACCAAAGGAGCCTCGATCACCGTCATGCCGCCAAGAGATGCGACGGCCTCGTCGACGGCCTCACGGTAGGCACCGTGGGCGACCTTGCTCTCGAAGGGCGAGAGTGAAACGGTGATGACGCGCTCGCATCCCCGCTCCCTGAGCCCTGCAAGCGCATCGCCGATGTAGGGATCCCAGTAGCGCATGCCCACGGCGACGGGTACATCATGACCGCCCGCCTGAAGAGAGCTCTCCATCTTGCGCGCGATACCCTTCGCGATCTCATTCAGAGGCGACGAGCCACCGATTGCCAGGTACCTTGCGCAGACCCTGGTGACGAGCTCCTCGGAAGGCTCTTGCCCCATCAGGTTGCACATGAACGGCGCCACGGCCTCGATCGAGTTCGGTCCGCCGAAGCCGGTTATGAGGACTCCCGTCTTGACCATCGGACTACACTCCGCCCCTGATACGATCCGAGTGCTCGTGAACCAGGCGAATGAGGGTCTTCGCCTTCTCCGGATCACTCGTCTTGTGGATCCCGTGTCCTAGATTGAAGATGTGCCCCGGGCGTGTTCCTACCGCCTCCAAGATGTGCACCACCTGACGCTCGATCTCAGCGTCCGGGCCAAAGAGCGCCACCGGATCGATATTGCCTTGGATGCCGAACTTCGGGTCGATGAGCTCGACGGCGCGTGCCATATCCAGGCGCCAGTCGACGCCGACGACATCGCCGCCCGCCTGCTGTACCAAATCGATCATCGACGTGGCACCGTTGGCGAAATGAATCACCGGCACGCCGCCCTCGACGACCCTGTCGCCGTGGGCTTTCACAGCAGCCAGCACCCTCTTGGAGTACGGCAGGATGAATCGCTCGTAGTCCCAGGGGGCCACGTAGCCGACCCAGCTATCGAACATCTGAACGGTCTGCGCGCCGGCATCGATCTGGGCACAGAGGTACGCCGTCACGGTGTCGGCGAACTTGTTCATCAACAGGTCCCACGCCTCGGGCTCGCTCCACATGAGAGCCTTGCAGTTCTCGTAGTCGCGCGTGCCCCGGCCCTCGATCGCATAGCTCGCAAGGGTGAACGGCGCGCCGGCAAAACCGATGAGCGGCACCTTGTTCTCAAGTTCGCGACGGAGGATCTTGATGGCGTCCATGACGTAGCCGGTGTTCTCGATCGGATCCGAGATACCCAGGTTCTGCACGTCAGCGACCGAACGGACGGGGTTGTTGATTATCGGACCGACACCGCTCTTGAACTCCAGATCGAGTCCCATTCCGGGGAACACCACGAGAATGTCGGAGAACAGAATCGCCGCGTCGACACCGATCAGGTCCACCGGCTGCAGCGTCACCTCGACTGCGAGCTCAGGGTTGTAGCACATTTCGAGAAAGCCGCGCTTCTCGCGGATGGCCCGATACTCGGGCATGTACCGGCCGGCCTGTCGCATCATCCACACAGGAGTGCGCTCGGTCGCCTCGAGGCGCGCGGCGCGCAAGAAGAGGTCGTTCATCGCCATCGGTTTGGATCCTTTCGTGGGGCATGCATGAGGAGGGCGCCCATGGGCGCCGAGCGTTCATCATACCACGCACGAAGGCCCCACTTCCCTCGCAGAGAGTGGGGCCTTCGAGTCGGAACGACGATGTGCGGACCTAGTGATCCGGGGCGGTATCCACGATCGTCTGGACGATCGACGGATCCGCCAGAGTGGAGATGTCACCGAACGCATCCAAGTCCCGCTCACCCGCGGCTACCTTGCGCAGAATACGGCGCATGATCTTGCCGGAGCGGGTCTTGGGCAGCTCGGGGACGAAGTGCAACCGATCGGGGCTGGCAATCGGTCCGATTTCGTTGCGCACGTGACCGACGAGCATCTTCCTCAACTCATCGTTGGGTTCTTCGCCGGTCTTGAGGATGACGTAGGCGTAGATGCCCTCGCCCTTGATGTCGTGCGGGAAACCGACGACGGCCGCCTCGGCCACCCGCGGGTTGCTGACGAGCGCGGATTCAACCTCTGCCGTGCCCATACGATGCCCTGAGACATTGATGACGTCGTCCACGCGGCCAAGCAGCCAGTAGTTGCCGTCCTCGTCCTGGCGGCACCCGTCACCGGTGAAATACTTACCGGGGAAGGTCGTGAAGTAGACCTCCTTGACGCGAGCGTTGTCAGGGTCACCCCACGTGCCGCGCAGCATGCCCGGCCACGGGTACTTGATGCACAGGCGTCCGCCTGATCCGCACGGGGTCTCAGACTGGTCCTCGTTGAGAATGATTGGCTGGATTCCGAAGAACGGTCTCGTCGCAGAGCCAGGACGCATGGGTGTGCAACCCGGCAGGTTCGTGATCATATGGCCACCGGTCTCGGTCTGCCACCACGTGTCGACGATCGGAATCTCCGAGCGACCGATGTTGCGCCAGTACCACAGCCACGCCTCGGGGTTGATTGGCTCGCCGACGGTGCCCAGAACGCGAAGGCTCGTCAGGTCGTACTTGGCAGGCCACTCCTCACCAGACTTCATGAGGGCACGAATGGCGGTAGGCGCGGTGTAGAACTGGTTCACGCCGTGCTTCTCGACGATGTTCCAGAAGCGGCCCGCGTCCGGATACGTGGGCACCCCTTCGAACATGAGGGAGGTGCCACCGAGGCTCAGGGGACCGTAGACCACGTAGGTGTGGCCCGTGACCCAGCCGATGTCAGCCGTGCAGAAGAAGACGTCCTCGTCGTGATAGTCGAACGTGTACTTGAACGTCATGGTCGCGTAGAGCAGGTATCCGCCGGTGGTGTGAAGGACGCCCTTCGGCTTTCCGGTCGAGCCGGAGGTGTAGAGGATGAAGAGCGGGTCTTCAGCATCCATCCACTCGATGTCGCAGTGCTTGGCGATATCAGGGCTGCGAATCTCCTCGTGGTACCAGAAATCGCGACCGGGCTCCATGTCGACGCGGTTCTGGGTGCGCGAGACAACGATGACGCTCTCGACGCAGGGGCATTCGTGCAAAGCCTCATCGGCCATCGCCTTGAGGGGGACGAGGCGTCCACCACGAACGCCTTCATCAGCGGTGATGAGCATCTTGCACGACGAATCCTGGATGCGATCACGCAGCGCCTGAGACGAGAAGCCCCCGAAGACGATCGAGTGAATCGCGCCGATGCGTGCACAGGCGAGCATAGCGATGGGGAGCTCAGGGATCATCGGCATGTAGATGGCGACGCGGTCGCCCTTCTTGATGCCGTGCTTCTTCAGCACATTGGCGAAGCGGCACACCTTGTAGTAGAGCGACTGGTAGGTGTAGATCTTGCTGCGGCCTTCGTCGCTCTCCCAGATGAGCGCGGCCTTATTGCGACGCCATGTCGTCAGATGGCGGTCGAGGCAGTTGTACGCGACGTTGGTCTTGCCGCCCTTGAACCACTCCACGCGCGGAGTGTCGAACTCGTAGGAGAGGACGGTGTCCCACTTCTTCTCCCAGTGGAGGTACTCCTCGGCCATCTCGGCCCAGAAACCCTCGGGATCGTTCACCGAGCGGTCGTACATCTCCTGGTACTCATCCATCGACTTGATCCACGCGCGCTCGGACACCCAGGCGGGCGGGTTGATGACCTGCGAAACACCCGCCATTGACTCGATGGCGACAGACTCGTCAGTCATACCGTCCTCCTTCTCGTTTCTCGTGGTACGGCGATCAGACCTGAAGCATTCCGACCGATGTACCCCTATGAACAGGACGGTCCCCCGTAGGGACCGCAGGACCCATAGTAGGGGTGCTACCCGTCTGTCTTGCCTCCCGAAACGGGTTAACGGCGCGTCCTCGTCGGTCAACGGCACCCAGAGGTCTTGTGCGAGGGGTGGCCGGAGGAGTATCTTCTTCTCGTTGACAGGTTTCCCTTCCCTCACAACGCCGCTTCCGGGGGATCCGGACGGCAACCGGCTAATGGGCGACAGGCGACCGGCATCGCCCGTACTGGCGGACTTTCCTAAGGACCGCCCGCCCGACTGAGACTCAGGGGTACTTAGCAGGGAAGGATTGAGGAAGCCCCGGCCCGAAGGCCGGGGCTTCCGTCTATTCTGGAGACGGCATCAGTGCCATCAGAGATGCTGCGGTGCCAGCCGGACCGCGTCGAGCAGACGTTCAGCGAATCTCGGGTCAGACGCCAGTCCGACGTGATGCGCCTGTTGTAGGTACCCGCGCACCGCACCCAGGTCGCCCGAGAGAGCGAGCTTGGTTGCACCGCCCAGTGACGCGTTGCCGGGCGCACTCAGGACCTGTCCCACCTCAACGGGCATCATGCCGATGGCGACGAGGTCAGCCGGGCGCAGCGCGCCACCGAATGCACCCGCGACCCACACCCGCGACAGCGACTGCGCGCTGAGGGCCGCCGCAGAAAGGACTCCCTGCACCGCTACGAATACGGCGGCCTTGGCCAGCTGCAGCTCCCGGATATCGAGCTGGGTGAGGAGTGCGTCCTCTTCCGGCCCCACCGAAACCACCCGTACGCCATTCTCGTCCAAGCTCACCCCGACACCATCTGGTCGAATCAATCCGTCTTCGTCCAGTATGTCGGCACGTCTGAGGTCGGCCAGAGCGGCGACCACCTCAGAGCCGCAGAGACCGGCGACCCCTTCGAAAGCGGGGCCGGCAGCAGCGGAAGCCACCGTGAGGTTGTCGCCGACAAGGAGCGCGACCTCGGCGTTGGTGCCGACGTCTACCAGCAGCACCGGGCTGTCAGCGCCCGCTGCGGCCAGGAACTCCAGTCCGGCGAGTACGTCGCCACCGACGAAAGACCCGAGGGGAGGTACCAACATGACCTCAGCCTCAGAATCGAGCCCCCGAATCTTCGAGGCTTCCATTGACGATGGAATCACCGGGGCAGCGTACGGTGCAACCGACAGCACCGACACGTCCGCCTGCACAAGCAGCGCCGCCATCGCGGTGTTTGCCGCAATGACCACCCGCTGCACGTTCTCCGCCTGACCCCCCGATGCGACCTCCAGGGCGGAGGCCACGCTCTCGGACGCAGCGACTGAGAGCGCCGCGGCATCCCCTCCAAGCGCAGCGGTGATTCGAGTGATGACATCAGCGCCGAAAGACCTCTGCCGATTGGGAACCGTCGCCATGCCGATCTGGCGCCCGGTGGCGCGGTCGACGACGACGACGGAGACGTTGGTGGTTCCGAGGTCGACCCCGGCGACAAGCGCCGCGCGCCCACCGCCGGAGATCTCCGCCGACATCGCAGCGGGCGCAACCAGCGGTCGCACGACGACCGGCCCGACGACCTGTGAGCGACACGCGAGTCGGACGCCCGACGGGGCCCGCTTCAGTCCGGCCCGCTCCTGCTCATCGGGCTCACCCAACTCCCCCTCGATGACGCGCACTCCGCAGGTTCCGCACACCCCGCGACCGCCGCACGGCGCGTCGAAGGTCAAACCTGCCGCGCGCGACGCCGCCAGCACGGACGTCCCCTCCTCGACCCATGCGGTTGCCCTCGAGGGCAGAAATGACACCGGGCACAGCGGCATTCGGGTTACTCGCCTTCGAACCTCACCATGCCGGGAGCCATCGCACGGCCGCCGAGCACGTGTACGTGTACGTGGCCGACCAACTGCCCGGCGTCGCGGCCGTTGTTGACGATCACCCGATACCCCGACTGCTCGACGCCCTTGAGGCGTGCGACCTGCGGCACGGCAGCCATCAGGGCACCTAAAAGCTGCTCACTCATGTCGTCGCCAAGGGTCACGTGGTGCTCACGCGGAACGACGAGGGTGTGTACCGGCGCCTGCGGCGAGATGTCATCGAACGCGATGACATGGTCGTTCTCCCACACCACTGTTGAGGGGATCTCACCCGCGACGATCTTGCAGAAGACGCAGTGGTCCATGCTCACTCCCTCGCCTCGCTCGCATCATCGGGCTCGATCTCTCCGATGAGCATGGTCACCTTCTGTTGTGCGTCGGCGAGCCTTGTCTGGAGTGCCTTGAGCAGCGCGACTCCTCGCTCGTAGCGCTCAAGGCTGTCCTCAAGCTCGAGTTCGCCGCTTTCCAACTCCGCGACTATCCCCTCCAGCTCGGCGAGCGCCGCCCCGAAGGGAAGGTCCGTCACATCCGGACGCGAGACCTCATCCACGATTCTCTCCGTTCGTCACGTCATCCACAGTACATGCGATGACACCGTCTGACACGCGCACATTCAGGTGATCGCCCCGGGACACCTGAACGACACTGCGAACCACCGTTCGTCCATCAGCACCGAATGCGGCGGCCCATCCCCGCGACAGGATACCCAGTGGGGAGAGATCCTCAAGCCGAGCTGCGAGTACCGCTGGCCGGGCACTGGTGCGTTCGAGCAGCCTCGGTCCGACCGTGACCAGTCTCTGCCGGGCGTGCCCGACGCGCTGCAGATCGCGCGAGATGCGCTCGGGAATCGCTCGTCGCAGCCGCATGGAGGCCAGATCGATCGCCTGACTCGCTGGTCCCAAGACGGCATAGGGATCCGATAGCGCCGGGCGCTCCGCAAGCCGGAGCAAGCGATGCTCATAGCGCGAGACACGGTGATGAAGCGCATGCGCCAACGATCGTCGGTCTCGATCGAGCATCTTCGATACGTCTTCCATCGCCGGCGCCACAGCCTCGGCAGCCGCCGTGGGCGTCGAGGCACGCACGTCGGCGACCATGTCGGCGATAGACGTGTCCGGTTCATGTCCGATGCCGGTCACGACGGGCACCGGGCTTGCGGCCACAGCACGCGCTACCGCCTCTGAGTTGAACGGCATCAGGTCCTCGTAGCTTCCGCCTCCCCGGACCAGGAGCACCACATCGGGGCCTGCATCACAGGCCGTGCGTAGCCCGCCTACCAGCTCACGTTCCGCGCCATCGCCCTCGACTTGGACGCCCGCCACCAAGACCTCGGCCAGAGGATATCTGCGACGCAGCGTCCGCAGCACGTCGTGGATGGCCTTGCCACGCGGTGAGGTCACCACCGCGATGCGCTGCGGATGGCTCGGTAGCGCTCGCTTACGCTCGGCGCGCATCAGCCCTTCCGCTTCCAGGCGTCGGGCGAGTTCTGCAACCTGCAGGCGAAGTCGGCCTTCGCCGGCCAGCTCCAGGCGCCTGACGGTGAACTGCATGCGGCCCTTGGGAACGTACGCCGAGAACTGCCCGGTCAACTCGACGAGCATGCCGCACCTCAGTGAGATGCCGGATCCGTCGTAGACGTCGCGCCACATGAGACAGGGCATCGCCGCCGAACCGTCACACACGGTGAAGTAGGCCGCCTTGTACCCCGGCTTGTCGTTGAACTCCGAAACCTCGCCGACGACGCGGACCCGTACGGCCTCGAGCGCGCCCTTGGCTCGGTTCATCGCTTCTGTCACCGACAGCGCACGGTCCTGCTCCACGCTTCTCTCCCCTCGCTCCCCGCGATTCTACCCAGGGTCTCTGACATCGCGTGAAACGACCCGAGACGCGATCTGGTTCAGTCCCGACGCGCCAGACCGAAGTAGTACACCAGGTTCAGAAGTGAGATGAGGGCGGCCGCGACGTAGGTCAGGGCGGCCGCATTGAGAACCTGGCGAGCACCGGAGATCTGATCGGGCGAGACCATCCCGATCGTCTCGAGGTTCGCAATGGCCCGCTTGGACGCATCGAACTCAACGGGGAGCGTCACGAGCTGGAACAGGACCGCGAACGAGTAGGCGATGATCCCGAGCCACAGAAGACCCGTGATGCTCGTGAACAGCCCCAACAAGATGAGTATGCCCGCCGACGAGGAGCCGAAGTTCACCACCGGCACGAGGGATGTGCGCACCTTGCCCCACACGTATCCCTGCTCATCCTGAATGGCATGTCCTGCCTCGTGCGCCGCCACGCCCGCAGCGGCCACGCTCGGCTGAGCGTAGACCGCCTCAGAGAGCGCAAGCTTCTTGGACCGCGGATCATAGTGGTCGGTCAGCTCTCCGGGCACCGCAACGATCTCAACGCCGGACAGACCGGATGAGTTGAGTATCGCGCGGGCGACGTCGGCTCCGGAGCGACCGGTCGAAAGAGGTACATGACTCCACTTGCGAAACGTCGACTTGATGTAAGCCTGAGTCGCGAAACCCAGTCCAACGGACACGACCATGATCAACAGGTAGGTGGGGTCGAGAAACATCTTTCCTCCGTCATCGGCGCGTAAGGCAGCTTGAGATGGCGTCTGAAGCGAGTGCCGTGCCGCTCGCTCAGTCTCCCTCCTCGATCATGAGTTCTCCATCGTGGATCGAAAGCTTTATCTCACCGTCAAGCAGTCGCGTCAGCTCGCGACCGATCATGTCTTCCCGCCACCCGGTAAGGAGCGGATGATCCTCTCGGTCTCCCCCCGCTAGACGCTCGAGATCGTCGCGCGAAGCCAGCAGGGGCATCGCGACGCCGTTCTCTCGAGAGCGGCGTCGGACCACAGCCACCATCAGGTCGACCGCTGCGTCGACGTCGCCGACCAGACGCTTGCGCTTGCCAAGTGACGGCAGGTCATCCTCGGCAACCGCCAGACCACGAGCGACCGCCTCGAGAAGCCCGGGCGTCGAACCACGCCCCACCTTGTCCGAGACACCACGAATAGCTTGCAGATCGGCGGGCGTGCGCGGTGTGCGGCGAGCGACCTCCACGACGCTCTCGTCGCCCAGCACCCACCGCTTGGGGATATCGCGCCGGATCGCTTCGAGTTCTCGCCATGCAGCGACTTCGCGAGCCACGCCAAGCTGTCGTCGGTTCAGCGACGATATCCGCTTCACGCGTCGCCACTGATCCTCAGGGACGATCAGG
The genomic region above belongs to Coriobacteriia bacterium and contains:
- the hemG gene encoding protoporphyrinogen oxidase codes for the protein MKRVIIIGAGVAGLGAAYKVKRAADEGHDVEFVVVEKNDRVGGKIATEIVADEWDPVGEDASFVVDGGPDCFLTEKPAVHRIAKLLGFFDHELPTDDARKKTLILSRGRLFEMPDGVMMFAPTKFVPFATTGLFSWAGKIRMGMDLLIPKKVLAEGEFNDETLESFVTRRMGSECLDRLAEPLVGGVHASDPALMSLAATFPRLLEMEQKYGSLMRGFLAARKKVEEMRKKYPPKPGDKPRTFFTSLTRGMAELPEAMADGAGRESIRTGVAAVGVTRSDEGRYSVKLSDGSTVAGDALIVATESWAAEELARGLDEEIALNLSHIPTSSSATVSMAFRADEVGVDMDAFGVLCPMVENRALLAATYSSTKWPGRAPEGKVLFRGFVGGPHNQEMLHRDDDGLIELVLSELRSIIGVSADAQPLFSRVFRWEGGMPQYTLGHLDRVEQIEERCADIPGLALAGGSYRGVGLPNCIESGERAVSKVLGEWGITLEEDSAEEKRVY
- the hemG gene encoding protoporphyrinogen oxidase, giving the protein MKHVIIIGGGVAGLGAAYKVSRAAEAGHEVSFTLVEKDDRLGGSLSTEYINDPETGQPYIVDGGSDAFITSKPGVHRVAKLLGIFDDEVRTCDENKKTLIAKGGRLVELPDGIMMFAPTKLVPLATTSLYSWAAKLRMALDLLIPRKERWPAGDTAQQHDETLESFVVRRMGRESLDRLAEPLVGGVHASDPGKMSLAATFPNLLEMEQKHGSLIRGFLDQRRLVEEQKRKHPPKPGAKRFTFFSSFHDGMQFFVEKLADAAGRDSIRTGIGVKSVASAGDGSWSVVLDSGATLKGDAVIIATPSWAASQMLVDADSDMKALLDSIPFSSSATVPMAFRAEDCPFDTKFFGILVPLVENRPVMAVTMSSSKWPDRAPEGRVLLRGFVGGPRNQAIMEKSDDELIDIVRQQLVEMLGLKADAKPLFARVFRWTMGMPQYTMGHLDRMDQLEAITAGIPGLGLAGGSYRGVGVPNCLEGGESAVSKVLGDWGITLEEDAVEEKRVW
- the hemH gene encoding ferrochelatase; this encodes MVKTGVLITGFGGPNSIEAVAPFMCNLMGQEPSEELVTRVCARYLAIGGSSPLNEIAKGIARKMESSLQAGGHDVPVAVGMRYWDPYIGDALAGLRERGCERVITVSLSPFESKVAHGAYREAVDEAVASLGGMTVIEAPLVSTLDAFASFYAMSTAATLVEVENNEGLVLAFTAHSLPEGDLVQDDPYVGGLRAVADAVVEQLGLEPGVEDAGAPIFESFQAYGAAKAPRPWFLVYQSKGNRPGGWLGPDIDELIDAVAASGAHGLVVVPIGFLTDHMETLYDLDIVAAGRAYDSGLEFVRAPAPNDEDSVIDAVTASVLSLL
- the hemE gene encoding uroporphyrinogen decarboxylase; the encoded protein is MNDLFLRAARLEATERTPVWMMRQAGRYMPEYRAIREKRGFLEMCYNPELAVEVTLQPVDLIGVDAAILFSDILVVFPGMGLDLEFKSGVGPIINNPVRSVADVQNLGISDPIENTGYVMDAIKILRRELENKVPLIGFAGAPFTLASYAIEGRGTRDYENCKALMWSEPEAWDLLMNKFADTVTAYLCAQIDAGAQTVQMFDSWVGYVAPWDYERFILPYSKRVLAAVKAHGDRVVEGGVPVIHFANGATSMIDLVQQAGGDVVGVDWRLDMARAVELIDPKFGIQGNIDPVALFGPDAEIERQVVHILEAVGTRPGHIFNLGHGIHKTSDPEKAKTLIRLVHEHSDRIRGGV
- a CDS encoding inositol monophosphatase family protein, whose amino-acid sequence is MRTPLEIAQLAALAGGAALEGRAGDTGAVRSKGSPTDFVTEADIASGLAVVRTILAHDPRARIVVEEPEVCHDLGVEPGTLDDARVWVVDPLDGTTSFLHGFPCYSVSVALVCEGRSVAGAVYNAATAKLFSAAVGEGATCEGEVLRCASASTVQEALLVTGFPYDRGLPLDRQLAVLAAFLRAPVHGIRRDGSAAIDCCHVASGQADGFWEYALKPWDMAAGALICAEAGARVTDLDGVGWTSASRSICVANPVLHDQMLDVIASAEAATPRS